Proteins co-encoded in one Streptococcus parauberis NCFD 2020 genomic window:
- a CDS encoding S66 family peptidase yields MIKTIGIVSLSSGIIGEQMVKHEVLLGIQRLEDMGLKVVFLPHSLKGVDFIEDNPKARAEDLIQAFADPDIDLILCAIGGEDTYRLLPYLFENNELEKVIQQKPFLGFSDTTMNHLMLHKLGIQTFYGQAFLPDICELDKDMLPYTEHYFKELIRTGKISEIKASDVWYDERTDFSEDALGTPRISHDNQGFQLLKGSGKFSGPILGGCLESLYDLFNNERHGDSVELCKKYDLFPSLQDWTGKILLLETSEEKPEPALHKKMLLALKETGIFSVISGLLVGKPMDETFDQEYKENLLTVVDQDIPIVANLNVGHATPRAIIPFGPVAYVDAETGLIRFSNEKSI; encoded by the coding sequence ATGATTAAAACAATTGGTATAGTTAGTTTATCCAGTGGTATTATTGGTGAACAAATGGTTAAACATGAAGTCCTACTTGGAATTCAACGACTTGAAGACATGGGCTTGAAAGTTGTTTTTCTACCCCACAGTTTAAAGGGTGTCGACTTTATTGAAGACAATCCTAAAGCACGTGCTGAGGATTTAATCCAAGCATTTGCTGATCCAGATATTGATTTGATTCTCTGCGCCATTGGTGGTGAAGATACTTACCGCCTTTTACCTTACCTCTTTGAGAATAATGAACTTGAAAAAGTCATCCAACAAAAGCCTTTTTTAGGATTCTCAGACACGACGATGAATCACCTGATGTTGCACAAACTTGGAATTCAAACTTTCTACGGGCAGGCTTTCCTACCAGATATTTGCGAGTTGGACAAGGACATGCTTCCCTACACTGAGCACTATTTCAAAGAATTGATCAGAACAGGAAAGATTTCTGAAATAAAAGCTAGCGATGTTTGGTATGATGAACGGACTGATTTTTCGGAGGACGCCCTAGGTACACCACGTATTTCCCATGATAATCAGGGTTTCCAACTGTTAAAAGGTTCTGGAAAATTTAGTGGCCCTATATTGGGAGGGTGTTTAGAATCCCTCTATGATCTCTTTAATAATGAGCGACATGGAGATAGCGTTGAGCTCTGCAAAAAATATGACTTATTCCCAAGTTTGCAAGATTGGACAGGAAAAATTTTATTGCTTGAAACTAGTGAAGAAAAACCGGAACCAGCCCTCCATAAAAAAATGTTACTAGCTCTAAAAGAAACAGGTATCTTCTCTGTCATTTCTGGACTGCTTGTTGGTAAACCGATGGACGAAACCTTCGATCAAGAATATAAGGAAAACTTACTAACAGTAGTTGATCAGGATATCCCTATAGTGGCTAATCTAAATGTTGGTCATGCGACCCCAAGGGCCATTATCCCGTTTGGTCCAGTAGCTTATGTTGATGCAGAAACAGGCTTAATCCGTTTTTCTAATGAAAAGTCCATCTAA
- a CDS encoding helix-turn-helix domain-containing protein codes for MDNKILQEYISKRIRLLRLERGMTQEQLEEKADLGTNYVYKLENQSTNIKVKTLEKVMKALEVDFEGFFDISLIEENSDLSDLMMQIKELSSGQQDRIINALSVIIGEIKGK; via the coding sequence ATGGATAATAAAATATTACAGGAATATATTTCCAAGAGAATTCGACTTTTAAGGTTGGAACGTGGGATGACCCAAGAGCAACTAGAGGAAAAAGCAGACCTCGGGACTAATTATGTGTATAAATTAGAAAATCAGTCCACAAACATAAAGGTGAAGACTCTGGAAAAGGTCATGAAGGCACTAGAAGTTGATTTTGAAGGATTTTTTGATATTAGTTTAATTGAAGAAAATTCTGATCTATCAGATCTCATGATGCAAATTAAAGAACTATCTTCAGGTCAACAAGATCGTATTATAAACGCCTTGTCAGTGATTATAGGGGAAATAAAAGGGAAATAA
- a CDS encoding phosphatidylglycerophosphatase A family protein: MNNSYQLKEISSQLLVERGVSLDDIADIVLSLQNKYIPNLNKEECLESIAAVLKKREVQNAIITGIELDKLAEQELLSKPLLTILMKDEGLYGIDEILALSIVNLYGSIGFTNYGYLDKIKPGVIAKLNEKDGKQCHTFLDDIVAAIAAAAASRLAHNDPDKSAITNQQ; the protein is encoded by the coding sequence ATGAATAATAGTTATCAATTAAAAGAGATTTCCAGTCAATTATTAGTCGAACGTGGTGTTAGCCTTGATGATATTGCTGACATCGTTTTATCTTTACAAAACAAATATATTCCAAATCTGAATAAAGAAGAGTGTTTAGAAAGTATTGCTGCCGTTTTGAAAAAAAGAGAAGTTCAAAATGCTATCATAACGGGGATTGAATTAGACAAATTAGCTGAGCAAGAGCTTCTGTCTAAGCCACTATTAACTATTCTGATGAAAGATGAAGGCTTGTATGGGATAGATGAAATTTTGGCACTTTCAATTGTCAATCTCTATGGTTCAATTGGATTCACTAACTACGGTTACCTTGATAAAATTAAACCTGGCGTTATCGCCAAGCTTAACGAAAAAGATGGTAAACAATGTCATACTTTCTTAGATGATATCGTAGCAGCCATTGCTGCGGCTGCCGCTAGCCGTCTAGCTCATAATGACCCAGATAAAAGTGCCATTACTAACCAACAATAA
- a CDS encoding alkaline phosphatase, with product MAVTTHSFKKIGTLLIASSILLGACSKQADVKIDTDAANSTKLAKKTANGKAVQMYDAKRPKTEDYSKVNENKAKYVFLFIGDGMGVTPVTAAEDYLGFTKTNKDEVYPTRMNFTEMPVIGLKSQYDCHSFIPDSASTATAFATGNKTQTNTIGLNGDFSKSSDSVAEKAKRAGKSVGILTTVTLNHATPAAFYANEESRKSNYSIGLQMAESNFDFFAGGSLMDRKGENEDQKDLYDVLKDKGYNVVETKDEAKKVNPKSKKTYIVSEDLQDDGAMPYQIDQKKGTQNLNDMVKKGIEVMEDDPEGFFMMAESGKIDWAEHANDGATTVNEVIGFQKSIQSAVDFYNEHPDETLIVVTADHSTGGFTIGNESTGYETYFDQLTKQKGSQVEFDNLVTKELEANPDMSFKDFASKIEDYFGLTLKEDAPSEKVSNADEDAYLEEKAKDRGLCSKEEYEALRAAFEESKKESDDQDTNYGGYIPVSITATRILDKKAGLAWSTTDHSGEKVPVYAMGSGAFMFDGEYDDTDVAVRMGEAMGFNGKDSKPKKEVEKKSKKPSGVGLKAPKKN from the coding sequence GTGGCAGTAACTACACATTCGTTTAAAAAGATAGGTACACTTCTCATAGCATCATCTATTTTATTAGGAGCTTGTTCAAAACAAGCCGATGTCAAAATTGATACTGATGCAGCAAATAGCACTAAATTAGCTAAGAAAACAGCTAATGGTAAAGCTGTTCAAATGTATGATGCGAAGCGTCCAAAAACTGAGGATTACTCTAAAGTTAATGAGAACAAAGCAAAATATGTTTTCTTATTTATTGGTGACGGGATGGGTGTTACCCCAGTAACGGCAGCTGAGGATTATTTAGGATTTACTAAGACCAATAAAGATGAAGTTTATCCTACACGCATGAATTTCACTGAGATGCCAGTCATTGGCTTAAAGTCACAATATGATTGTCACTCTTTCATTCCTGATTCGGCTTCCACAGCGACAGCCTTTGCCACAGGAAATAAAACACAAACCAATACAATTGGCCTTAATGGCGACTTCTCAAAATCAAGTGACTCTGTAGCTGAAAAAGCTAAACGGGCTGGGAAATCTGTTGGGATTTTAACAACTGTTACACTTAACCATGCAACACCAGCTGCTTTCTATGCTAATGAAGAATCACGTAAATCAAATTATTCAATTGGTTTACAGATGGCAGAATCAAATTTTGACTTCTTCGCTGGGGGTTCTTTAATGGATCGTAAAGGTGAAAATGAAGATCAAAAGGACCTTTATGATGTCTTGAAAGACAAGGGCTACAATGTCGTCGAAACCAAAGATGAAGCTAAAAAAGTCAATCCTAAATCGAAGAAGACTTACATTGTTTCAGAAGATCTTCAAGATGATGGCGCAATGCCATATCAGATAGATCAGAAAAAAGGTACGCAAAATCTTAATGATATGGTCAAAAAAGGGATTGAAGTAATGGAAGATGATCCTGAAGGCTTCTTCATGATGGCTGAATCTGGTAAAATCGACTGGGCTGAGCATGCAAACGATGGAGCAACAACAGTTAATGAAGTCATTGGATTCCAAAAATCAATTCAGTCAGCTGTTGATTTTTATAACGAACATCCAGATGAAACGCTAATTGTTGTAACGGCAGACCATTCAACAGGTGGCTTTACGATCGGTAACGAATCAACTGGTTATGAAACTTACTTTGATCAATTAACTAAACAAAAAGGTTCACAGGTTGAATTTGATAATCTTGTAACCAAAGAATTAGAAGCAAATCCTGATATGTCTTTCAAAGACTTTGCATCAAAAATTGAAGACTACTTTGGTTTAACTTTGAAAGAAGATGCACCGTCTGAAAAAGTAAGCAATGCTGATGAAGATGCTTACCTTGAAGAAAAAGCTAAAGATCGTGGCTTATGTTCTAAAGAAGAATATGAGGCCTTGAGAGCAGCTTTTGAAGAGTCTAAAAAAGAATCTGATGATCAAGATACCAATTATGGTGGCTATATTCCAGTTTCAATTACAGCAACTCGTATTCTAGATAAGAAGGCTGGACTTGCTTGGTCAACAACTGACCACTCAGGTGAAAAAGTTCCTGTCTATGCTATGGGTTCAGGTGCTTTCATGTTTGACGGCGAGTATGATGATACAGATGTAGCTGTGCGCATGGGTGAAGCTATGGGCTTCAATGGAAAAGATTCAAAACCGAAAAAAGAAGTTGAGAAGAAATCCAAAAAACCAAGTGGTGTTGGCTTAAAAGCACCAAAGAAAAATTAA
- a CDS encoding TetR/AcrR family transcriptional regulator, translating into MTDNQMTTYLEVLATLSIPKGKKQTILAALELFSKQGYDGTSTAEIAAAARVSQATVFKYFVTKENLLLEVINPVLPALFGDFFNLLKDKNDLEEAVDFIVVNRLTFFEVNYPLLQIVFQEVMVNASLKKHILALSEKNHILSKMGSWLETLKEANPTVNQDLDLVSIIRCIIGPMLAYFGQRYIMGIASQDPEMDIAIIKKQILAGITN; encoded by the coding sequence ATGACCGACAATCAAATGACCACCTATCTTGAGGTTTTAGCAACGCTATCTATTCCCAAAGGAAAAAAGCAAACCATTTTAGCTGCCTTAGAATTATTTTCCAAGCAGGGGTATGATGGAACCTCAACAGCAGAGATTGCAGCAGCCGCTAGAGTTAGTCAAGCAACCGTATTTAAGTATTTTGTGACCAAAGAAAACTTATTGTTAGAAGTTATTAATCCAGTTTTACCAGCATTGTTTGGTGATTTTTTTAATCTATTAAAGGATAAAAATGATTTAGAAGAAGCGGTTGACTTCATTGTTGTCAATCGACTAACCTTTTTTGAAGTAAACTATCCACTTCTACAAATCGTATTTCAAGAAGTGATGGTTAATGCCAGTCTAAAAAAGCACATTTTGGCCTTGTCCGAGAAAAATCATATACTTTCCAAAATGGGAAGTTGGTTGGAAACCCTAAAAGAAGCTAACCCAACTGTTAATCAAGACTTAGACTTAGTATCAATAATCAGATGCATTATTGGCCCGATGTTAGCCTATTTTGGTCAACGTTACATCATGGGCATAGCAAGTCAGGACCCAGAAATGGATATTGCTATTATCAAAAAACAAATTCTAGCAGGCATAACAAATTAG
- a CDS encoding ABC transporter permease: protein MTLAIVKKVITELLRDKRTVLMMFVAPIFILFLMNVMFSAETSVSVNLAANNLPTELVNGLKKVEGIEIMDVSSEEEAVKGMKEDMYDAYLNREQDGNYTLLHANTDSSKTKMTRQAINTVLATDGQKELISSITKKLSQLSIPKTTPQAKPALKIEAPKLPEISQSYRYGDKNTSFFAKMIPVLIGFITFFFVFLISGMALLKERTSGTLDRLLATPVKRSQIVFGYMISYGILALIQTTIIVIASVYLMKLEVVGNIYLLVLVSNVLALVALAFGILLSTLAKSEFQMMQFIPLVVLPQLFFSGIIPLDTMTSWVRSIGKILPLTYSGHAMSGIVLQGKGFMDIWSDIAVLLIILVILTFANIFGMKRYRRV, encoded by the coding sequence ATGACACTTGCAATTGTAAAAAAAGTAATTACTGAATTATTAAGAGATAAGCGGACAGTCTTGATGATGTTTGTAGCACCTATATTTATACTTTTCTTGATGAATGTCATGTTTTCGGCTGAGACTAGTGTTTCTGTCAATTTGGCTGCCAATAACTTACCAACAGAACTTGTTAACGGGTTGAAGAAAGTAGAAGGTATAGAAATAATGGATGTCTCTTCAGAAGAAGAAGCTGTAAAAGGTATGAAAGAAGATATGTATGATGCGTATCTTAATCGAGAACAAGACGGCAATTATACTTTGCTCCACGCAAATACCGACAGTTCGAAGACCAAGATGACTCGTCAGGCAATTAATACCGTTCTAGCAACAGATGGACAAAAAGAGCTCATTTCATCAATTACCAAAAAGTTATCCCAACTATCAATTCCGAAAACTACCCCACAAGCTAAACCAGCACTTAAAATTGAGGCACCCAAGCTTCCTGAAATAAGTCAAAGCTACCGATATGGTGATAAAAATACCAGCTTCTTTGCGAAGATGATTCCAGTTTTAATTGGTTTTATTACCTTCTTCTTTGTTTTTCTAATTTCGGGTATGGCTTTGCTGAAAGAAAGAACTTCAGGTACACTTGATCGCCTCTTAGCAACACCAGTCAAAAGATCACAAATAGTCTTTGGCTACATGATTTCTTATGGCATACTAGCTTTAATTCAGACAACAATTATTGTCATTGCATCAGTTTACCTTATGAAATTAGAAGTTGTCGGCAACATTTATTTATTAGTTTTGGTCAGTAATGTTTTAGCACTTGTTGCCTTAGCCTTTGGGATCTTGTTATCAACGCTTGCGAAATCAGAATTTCAAATGATGCAATTCATTCCTTTAGTTGTTCTTCCCCAATTATTCTTCTCAGGAATTATTCCGTTAGACACGATGACAAGCTGGGTTCGAAGTATTGGTAAAATTTTACCTCTCACTTATTCTGGTCATGCCATGTCAGGGATTGTCCTTCAAGGCAAAGGATTTATGGATATCTGGTCTGATATAGCAGTCTTGTTAATTATTTTAGTTATCCTCACATTTGCTAACATTTTTGGGATGAAACGCTACCGCAGAGTATAG
- a CDS encoding ABC transporter ATP-binding protein has product MENIYILDSLEKSYGQSKILDKVSFALSKGQIVGLIGPSGAGKSTMIKLSLGMEKADAGQSTILGVTMPNRQVLGKIGYMAQADALYESLTAYENLKFFAQMKGVKGNAIKEVIEHVAKIVGLVNDLSKLVSGFSGGMKRRLSLAIALLGDPQVLILDEPTVGIDPSLRLKIWQELYHLKEKGVGILVTTHVMDEAEKTDKVGLLLDGRLIALDTPEQLKTTYGVSSIEEVFLKAEGE; this is encoded by the coding sequence ATGGAAAACATCTATATCCTAGATTCACTAGAGAAATCATATGGACAAAGTAAAATATTAGATAAGGTTAGTTTTGCCCTATCTAAGGGTCAGATTGTTGGACTGATTGGTCCCTCAGGTGCCGGCAAATCTACCATGATCAAATTAAGTCTAGGGATGGAGAAAGCTGACGCAGGGCAATCCACCATACTTGGGGTAACAATGCCGAACAGACAAGTATTAGGTAAAATAGGGTATATGGCACAGGCTGATGCTCTTTATGAAAGCTTAACGGCCTATGAAAACTTGAAATTTTTTGCCCAAATGAAAGGTGTTAAAGGTAATGCTATAAAGGAAGTCATTGAACATGTGGCCAAGATTGTTGGACTTGTAAATGATTTAAGCAAATTGGTATCAGGCTTTTCAGGTGGAATGAAACGCCGTTTATCTTTGGCAATAGCCCTACTAGGTGATCCTCAAGTACTAATTTTGGATGAACCAACAGTTGGGATAGACCCATCCTTAAGATTAAAAATTTGGCAAGAATTATATCACTTAAAAGAAAAGGGTGTTGGTATCCTTGTAACAACCCATGTCATGGATGAGGCTGAGAAAACAGACAAAGTAGGCTTATTATTGGATGGACGGCTAATTGCTTTAGATACTCCGGAACAATTGAAGACTACTTATGGTGTATCAAGTATTGAAGAAGTCTTTTTGAAAGCTGAAGGTGAGTAA
- a CDS encoding DUF4352 domain-containing protein: MKKRKIIYGLLTLSSVFVLTACGGKDEKNATTTKDGLQVKIVDGEYITNEDLKTSSSNKGYLALEVKLKNTGDKSVTYGEDNFTLYTGKDEDEESIEPSQVYDSLDHFKTISYGKVSKGRSKTGYLVYEVDKDQKKYNLVVDASMDDENSQELKIPVNATKYNDNTEKITKLAETFVTQTFLDEKAAIAGSDAEAASTTGGGQVELLGSKKSKEWQLTNKVDEDRAAYMNKFKEEIKGSFSDYSPSEADLQKFAQQYIAANSKRAKIEYTVKNYLPTSATIAVKPSVINYGDMDYDSLINDAKEKLKNNNYSDYDQVYKDAEKYIFENMHTRYDSASISTPDSMSGDGYEINLTKDTDTGKWTVDTSDSDQNYYYDDLIQAFTGGINSFY; encoded by the coding sequence ATGAAAAAACGTAAAATTATTTATGGCTTGTTAACGTTGTCATCAGTATTTGTTTTAACTGCTTGCGGTGGCAAAGATGAAAAAAATGCAACAACAACTAAAGATGGTCTTCAAGTAAAAATTGTTGACGGCGAGTATATCACAAATGAGGACTTAAAAACATCTAGTAGTAACAAAGGTTACCTTGCTTTAGAAGTTAAATTAAAAAATACTGGTGATAAAAGTGTTACTTATGGTGAAGATAATTTCACACTTTATACTGGTAAGGATGAAGATGAAGAAAGTATCGAACCAAGTCAAGTTTATGACTCGCTAGATCATTTTAAAACTATTTCTTACGGTAAAGTTTCAAAAGGTCGCTCAAAAACAGGCTATCTTGTATATGAAGTTGATAAAGATCAGAAAAAATACAATCTAGTTGTTGATGCTTCAATGGATGACGAAAATTCTCAAGAACTTAAAATTCCTGTTAATGCAACTAAATACAATGACAACACAGAGAAAATTACAAAACTTGCTGAAACCTTTGTTACACAAACTTTCCTAGATGAGAAAGCGGCTATTGCTGGTTCAGATGCTGAAGCTGCAAGCACAACTGGTGGTGGACAAGTTGAACTACTTGGATCTAAAAAAAGCAAAGAGTGGCAATTAACTAATAAAGTTGACGAAGATCGTGCTGCTTATATGAATAAATTTAAAGAAGAAATTAAAGGTTCATTCTCAGATTACAGTCCAAGCGAAGCAGATTTACAAAAATTCGCTCAACAATATATTGCGGCTAATTCAAAACGTGCAAAAATTGAATATACTGTAAAAAATTATCTCCCAACATCAGCTACTATTGCTGTTAAACCATCCGTTATCAACTATGGTGATATGGATTATGATAGCTTAATTAATGATGCAAAAGAGAAATTGAAAAACAATAACTATTCAGATTATGACCAAGTCTACAAAGATGCTGAAAAGTATATCTTTGAAAATATGCACACACGTTATGATTCTGCATCAATTTCAACACCAGATTCTATGTCTGGTGATGGGTACGAAATTAACTTAACTAAAGACACTGATACTGGTAAATGGACTGTTGATACATCTGATAGTGATCAAAACTACTATTACGATGATTTAATTCAAGCCTTCACTGGTGGTATCAATTCATTCTATTAA
- a CDS encoding ABC transporter ATP-binding protein: protein MSTIELKHINKVYETATAVKDFNLKIEDKEFIIFVGPSGCGKSTTLRMIAGLEDISSGDLLIDGKKINHVSPSDRDIAMVFQNYALYPHMTVRNNMAYSLKIRGLKKAQIDKKVAEVSKLLRMDAYLDRRPGQLSGGQKQRVAMGRAMVRHPKVFLMDEPLSNLDAKLRGEMRLEIASLYQKLDATFIYVTHDQTEAMTLGTRIVVMKDGEIQQIDSPKNLFDHPVNLFVAGFIGTPPMNFLDGHLTQTNGQLQLETDYHEQVISPAKALEFEDKGCLAKELVLGIRPNDIEIFHEEKANTIKGHVKVYEMLGEDAIIHVKIEGSKTNLVVKSTSKELFEVGDSLYLGLPEKFLYLFDKATELALVN from the coding sequence GTGTCAACTATTGAATTAAAGCACATTAATAAGGTTTATGAAACTGCAACTGCAGTAAAAGATTTCAATTTAAAAATTGAAGACAAGGAATTCATCATCTTTGTTGGACCATCGGGATGTGGCAAGTCAACAACGCTTCGAATGATTGCTGGCTTGGAAGATATTTCATCTGGTGATTTACTGATTGATGGTAAGAAAATTAACCACGTCAGTCCAAGTGATCGAGATATCGCCATGGTTTTCCAAAATTATGCCTTATATCCACATATGACTGTTCGGAATAACATGGCTTATAGCTTGAAAATTCGTGGTCTAAAAAAAGCCCAAATTGATAAAAAAGTAGCAGAAGTTTCTAAATTGTTGAGAATGGATGCTTATCTTGATCGTCGTCCAGGTCAATTATCTGGTGGACAAAAACAACGTGTAGCCATGGGTAGAGCAATGGTTCGCCATCCTAAAGTGTTTTTAATGGATGAGCCTTTGTCGAACTTAGATGCTAAGTTGAGAGGGGAAATGCGCCTTGAAATTGCTAGTCTTTATCAAAAATTAGATGCAACATTTATCTATGTTACACATGATCAGACAGAAGCAATGACTTTAGGTACACGAATTGTTGTTATGAAAGATGGCGAAATTCAGCAAATTGATAGTCCAAAAAATCTCTTTGATCATCCAGTAAATCTTTTTGTTGCTGGTTTTATAGGAACTCCACCAATGAATTTCTTAGATGGTCACTTGACGCAAACGAATGGTCAACTACAGCTTGAAACAGACTATCATGAGCAAGTGATTAGTCCAGCTAAAGCATTAGAATTTGAAGATAAAGGTTGCCTAGCCAAAGAATTGGTCCTAGGAATCAGACCAAATGATATTGAAATTTTCCATGAGGAGAAAGCAAATACCATTAAAGGTCACGTTAAAGTTTATGAGATGCTTGGTGAGGATGCAATAATTCATGTCAAAATTGAAGGCTCCAAAACAAATCTTGTCGTAAAAAGCACCTCTAAAGAATTATTTGAAGTTGGCGATTCATTGTACCTTGGACTTCCTGAAAAATTTCTTTACCTTTTTGATAAAGCAACTGAATTAGCTTTAGTCAATTAA
- a CDS encoding HAD family hydrolase, protein MIKGILFDKDGTLIDFFSLWQPAIIPVLNQLIKDYHLYPSDIYLEQLSDAIGFHKGEVDPEGAIAWKPYQLIAEDLGEIIEKEVKDLDYNLLTQRLQDYFTDAVHVSMSDIPTFTDTRKLFDKLKRMDIAIGIVTTDTFLSTWKTMEDLGLDHFISFVGTSDNSRPIKPNPELLYQAARLWGCDSSEIIVVGDTPNDMRFANNGRAIGVGVTSGTGNLFSLAEYTSYVIPTVAELVPLLEEINQMKEDPRVNY, encoded by the coding sequence ATGATAAAAGGAATATTATTTGATAAAGATGGCACTTTAATAGATTTTTTCAGCTTGTGGCAACCAGCTATTATTCCTGTATTAAATCAACTTATTAAAGATTATCACTTATATCCAAGTGACATATATCTTGAACAATTGTCTGATGCCATCGGGTTTCATAAAGGTGAAGTTGATCCAGAAGGAGCAATTGCCTGGAAACCATATCAGTTGATTGCTGAAGATTTAGGTGAGATTATTGAAAAAGAAGTCAAAGACCTTGATTATAACCTCTTAACACAACGCTTACAAGATTATTTTACAGATGCCGTTCATGTTTCTATGTCGGATATACCAACCTTTACAGATACTAGAAAACTCTTTGATAAGCTCAAAAGAATGGATATTGCAATTGGAATTGTCACAACGGATACTTTCTTATCTACCTGGAAAACGATGGAAGATTTAGGTTTAGATCATTTCATTAGTTTCGTTGGAACGTCAGACAATAGTCGGCCAATTAAACCAAATCCTGAATTGCTTTATCAAGCTGCAAGACTTTGGGGATGCGACAGCTCTGAGATTATAGTTGTAGGAGATACACCTAATGATATGCGTTTTGCTAATAATGGCAGAGCGATAGGCGTAGGCGTAACCAGTGGAACTGGCAATCTTTTCAGTCTTGCAGAATACACGTCTTATGTGATTCCTACGGTGGCAGAATTAGTGCCTCTATTGGAAGAAATTAATCAAATGAAAGAGGATCCGCGTGTCAACTATTGA
- a CDS encoding CehA/McbA family metallohydrolase, with protein sequence METYHFQLNKDTHKISPVCFQMPENCTGISLQYDLEAPYTMLVLLMIKDEKGRLRFQKQLSYSNPIISLSNDPKTSTLGAIPGELGQGQWTIEAVYNQEYGKHFDKDLIEFKIDLSFEASSILEAIGGPIWVDKDFNYSFFDQDKIYQKGKAWYKGDFHTHTQLSDGKELIPTVTEKVLGEGLDFYYATEHNLLHTGWQETELMVLPGMEMTTNFGHANVFGMTKRPESLDAIINDSGQEKVLAAIDKFIKECNDNDWYFSINHPFLYQWKWQFDELSLDKIRSLEIINDPTYELEPKARGKLANQQAVDLSDFFWSEGYRICAIGGSDSHLLKDECYPTATTPSVPGDPATWVLMDDLTPNNLKKGLAACHTYVTRFCQLDSQFTTDDNQVIVYGDKVADDCQELHFDICIEMEKKPYLFYKLNGQEVALDLEKIDQDQYRAQGKISFSQESYDWIRFGANTQDGDFRFYGNPITRGEKTTSIKTFGQAKEKLGLE encoded by the coding sequence ATGGAAACTTATCACTTTCAATTAAATAAAGATACGCATAAGATATCTCCAGTCTGTTTCCAAATGCCTGAAAATTGTACAGGGATTAGTTTACAGTATGATTTAGAAGCGCCTTATACAATGCTTGTTCTCTTAATGATTAAGGATGAAAAAGGCAGACTCCGTTTTCAAAAGCAACTCAGTTATAGCAACCCAATTATTTCATTAAGTAATGACCCTAAAACCAGCACCCTTGGCGCAATTCCAGGGGAGCTCGGCCAAGGTCAATGGACAATTGAAGCTGTCTACAACCAAGAATATGGCAAGCACTTTGATAAAGACTTGATTGAATTCAAAATTGACCTTAGTTTTGAAGCTAGTTCTATTTTGGAAGCAATTGGTGGCCCAATCTGGGTTGATAAAGACTTTAACTATAGCTTTTTCGACCAAGACAAAATTTATCAAAAAGGCAAAGCCTGGTATAAAGGTGACTTCCATACACACACCCAATTATCAGATGGAAAAGAATTAATTCCTACAGTCACTGAAAAAGTTCTTGGAGAGGGATTAGATTTCTATTACGCAACTGAGCATAACTTGCTTCATACAGGATGGCAAGAAACAGAATTAATGGTTCTACCAGGAATGGAAATGACCACTAATTTTGGTCATGCTAATGTTTTTGGAATGACTAAACGACCTGAAAGCCTTGATGCCATTATCAACGATAGTGGACAAGAAAAGGTTCTTGCAGCCATTGATAAATTTATCAAAGAGTGTAATGATAATGATTGGTATTTTTCAATCAATCATCCATTTCTATACCAATGGAAATGGCAATTCGATGAATTAAGTCTAGACAAAATAAGAAGTCTAGAAATAATAAATGACCCTACTTATGAATTAGAGCCCAAAGCCCGAGGGAAATTGGCTAATCAACAAGCTGTGGATTTATCAGATTTCTTCTGGTCAGAGGGGTATCGTATTTGTGCAATTGGTGGTAGTGACTCTCACCTCCTAAAAGATGAATGTTATCCAACTGCAACGACCCCTTCTGTGCCTGGAGACCCTGCAACATGGGTACTAATGGATGACCTTACGCCCAATAATCTCAAAAAAGGATTGGCAGCTTGCCATACCTATGTGACTCGTTTTTGTCAGTTAGACAGTCAATTTACAACTGATGACAATCAAGTAATTGTTTATGGTGATAAAGTAGCTGATGACTGTCAGGAATTACACTTTGATATTTGTATTGAAATGGAAAAAAAACCATACCTTTTCTATAAACTTAACGGCCAAGAAGTTGCTCTTGATTTAGAAAAAATCGATCAAGATCAATACCGTGCTCAAGGGAAAATTAGCTTTAGTCAAGAATCGTATGACTGGATTCGCTTTGGTGCAAATACTCAGGATGGAGATTTTCGATTTTATGGTAATCCAATCACTAGGGGTGAAAAAACGACTAGTATTAAAACATTTGGTCAAGCTAAAGAGAAGTTAGGACTGGAATAA